The genomic interval TCTGGTCTGGGCGGCCTGGAGGCGCACGCATGTCCGGCCGATCGGGTCCTTGCAGATCTAGCGTCGACGGTTCCAGCCGATGAGGAACATCAGCGCCCCGACCAGGATGAGGCCTTCCGACGCGCCCAGCAGCCCGGGGCGTCTGGCCGGGTCGTGGACCAGGAACAGCACCGGCGTGGTCAGGAGGACGCCGAGCACCATGAAGGCCAGGCCGCTGCGCTGGAAACGGCCCCGCTCGCGACTGGGCATCCCTACCCCCGTTCACCGGCGAGGACCAGCCGGCTGCGGCGGTCCTCGACGGCAGGCTATCGGGGGAGGAAGACGTACGTTCGGCGGCCGGGGCTGTCGTTTCGGTGTCTGATCGGCGAAGGTGGACCCATGCGCGGCACACCGACGAGTCACGGCGACCCGGACCGACCGGGTCCGACACCCCGGCAGGTCCAGCAGTGGCGACGGCGTACCGGCCGCACGACCAGGACAGGCCAGCACGTAGCCACGAGAACCCTCTCGTCCCACCTCGCCCCGACGTGCCGTTCGCGCGCGCTTGCATGGGGGTGGAAGCAGGCGCTAGCGATCACTCGGGTCGAGTAGGTGACGTCCGACGAGGTCGACCAGTTGTGGGTGTGATCGGCCGTTGCTGATCAGTGCGCCGTTGATGGGCTGGTCGTATCTCTGTGGGTTCCCGGCGATGTCCGTGACGGTGCCCCCGGCCTCCTCCACGATCACCTTCACGGCCGCGATGTCCCAGACGGACTGTGCGGGGAACACGCAAGCGGTGATCTGGCCGGCGGCGACCAGTGCAGCCGCGTAGGTGATGCTGCCCACGGAGAAGATTCGCCCCCCTTGCCTGATGACGTCCGAAGCAAGCGCCGCGTTGTCGGTCAACCCGAACTGGGCTCCCGGGATAGACACGATTGCGCCGCTCAGCGGTGCGTCGCCGACCCCAAGCGAGACGCCGTTGACGGTGCCACCTTGGCCCAAAGACGCCTCAAAGCGCCGGTCAAGATAGGGGTCATAGAGGATGCCCACGACCGGCTCGCCGTCCACCACCAGCGCCAGCGAGAACAGACTCGTCGGAACACCTAGGGTGAACGGCAGCGTCCCATCGATGGGGTCGCACACCCACACTCGGTTCGACGAACCAACCGGGCTGCTGCCCTCTTCCCCGATGACGGCGTCATCGGGGAAGTGAGTCCTGACCTGTTCCATCACGAGTTCATTGATCGCTTCGTCGGCGGCCGTAACGGGCGTTCCGTCCCCCTTGCTGCGGGACGCGACGCCCATACGGAAGTGCCGGCGCATGATCTCGCCAGCCTGATCGGCCAGCGATCTAGCGAAGTCGAGTTCTGGAGTCACGGCCCCATCCTCCCTGTAGCCCCGGCGAATGGCCTGCATGCGACCCGCGGGCACTCGCGCAGCTCCCTCTTTCGCCGGCTGCGAGGTTCATCTCGAGGTGCAGACGGTGAGCATCCACGCCGCGACCGGCGTATGGTGGTTAGTGCTGGGCAAACAGCCAGCCCGGATGCGGAAGCCCTCAGTTCCTGGGTCTCCATGGAGCGTTACGCTCAAGGTCGGGCACGTTCGGTGATCTCCGTTCTCGAGGGACACCATGGAACCGCTGCCAGCCGCTCGTTTCTGTGCTTCCCGTAGGCGTCGTCACCGAGACGCACTATCGAGAGCACCGCGTCGCGCTAGACCCCGGATCCGTCCGGAAGCTGGTCGATGTTCCCGCAGAACAGCCTGGACCAGATCGAGAAGATCTCCGGCTACCTCAAGCTCGGACCCGAGGAAGGTGCGAAGGTCCTCACCGGTGGTGCGAAGGCGGAGCTGCCCGGCGACCTCGCCGGGGGTCAATTCATCCAGCCCACTGTCTTCCAGGGCCCCAACGACATGCGCGTCTTCCAGGAGGAGATCTTCGGACCGGTGATCACCGTCGCCTCGTTCACGGACTACCGCGAGGCCATCGCGATCGCCAACGACACTATCCACGGGCTTGGCTCGGGAGTGTGGAGCCGCGACGCCGACCTCGCCTACGAGGCCAGCCAGGACGTCGCGGCCGCCCGGGTATGGGTACACGTACAACCAGTACCCCGCCGGCGCCGGATTCGGTGGGTACAAGCAGTCCGGCTACGGCCGCGAGACCGACCAGAAGACCCTCCACAACTACCAAGAGGTCATGAACGTGCTGGCCAACCACGACCCCAAGTCCCTCGGCTTCTTCGCCTAACCCAGGGCGTGTCAGCCACCCCAAATGTTTGGAGCACGTCATGAAAGCAGCCGTTGTCACCGACTTCCATGCCCCTTTGGAGATCCAGGACCTTCCGATCCCCGAGCCGTCGCCGGGCCAGGTCCTGGTCCGCATGGAGACCAGCGGGTTGTGCCACACCGACATCCACGCCGCGCACGGGGACTGGCCGGTGCGTCCGACT from Actinomycetes bacterium carries:
- a CDS encoding aldehyde dehydrogenase family protein, which gives rise to MFPQNSLDQIEKISGYLKLGPEEGAKVLTGGAKAELPGDLAGGQFIQPTVFQGPNDMRVFQEEIFGPVITVASFTDYREAIAIANDTIHGLGSGVWSRDADLAYEASQDVAAARVWVHVQPVPRRRRIRWVQAVRLRPRDRPEDPPQLPRGHERAGQPRPQVPRLLRLTQGVSATPNVWSTS
- a CDS encoding inositol monophosphatase codes for the protein MTPELDFARSLADQAGEIMRRHFRMGVASRSKGDGTPVTAADEAINELVMEQVRTHFPDDAVIGEEGSSPVGSSNRVWVCDPIDGTLPFTLGVPTSLFSLALVVDGEPVVGILYDPYLDRRFEASLGQGGTVNGVSLGVGDAPLSGAIVSIPGAQFGLTDNAALASDVIRQGGRIFSVGSITYAAALVAAGQITACVFPAQSVWDIAAVKVIVEEAGGTVTDIAGNPQRYDQPINGALISNGRSHPQLVDLVGRHLLDPSDR